A window of Deltaproteobacteria bacterium contains these coding sequences:
- a CDS encoding ATP-binding protein — MGVYFFIQPVFEPQTVKNSPERRPPMPEILKISGLGPIKNLKIEVKPLTVLVGPQASGKSLAAQVLYFFRTLQSEFDQRYKRENTEEKGWQGKIIEEILNELRGTPFYYYTAKNTSIHYSDASNNIDWQIRCNVNGKVKLNSVLASQMQQWADTWNERASSKGISPFVNNVFIPTERAMISMFFKNEMGVVYRNYLPLPFRKFITILDYAERQYEKRFIGNNFNYHFNDKRDDLFIKLRDFQRNALKGELSYKRTGQNKGWEFGTHIIDKEMGNVSKMMPLSAITSGQMETWPFFAAASTAGVEFSDTSFIFEEPETHLHPAAQRIVVETIAYLVNQNRSFFITTHSPYVLYTINNLMQTFMSYSAFCQKYPPFRMGEARCGDHLGAEMPENHHLLDPKEVAAYRLTADGKAVSIIDKKTGLMDSDEVDATANQLGREFDALLDLEEGRG; from the coding sequence ATGGGTGTATACTTTTTTATCCAGCCGGTGTTTGAACCTCAAACCGTCAAAAATTCGCCGGAAAGAAGGCCCCCGATGCCGGAAATTCTCAAAATCAGCGGGCTCGGCCCCATAAAAAACCTGAAAATCGAAGTCAAGCCCCTCACCGTGCTGGTCGGCCCCCAGGCTTCTGGAAAATCCCTCGCCGCCCAGGTGCTGTATTTTTTTAGAACTCTCCAGTCAGAATTCGATCAAAGGTACAAACGTGAAAACACGGAAGAAAAAGGATGGCAGGGAAAAATAATTGAGGAAATTTTAAATGAATTGCGCGGAACGCCTTTTTATTATTACACAGCCAAGAATACATCAATTCATTACTCTGACGCGTCAAATAATATTGATTGGCAGATAAGATGCAACGTAAACGGTAAAGTGAAACTTAACAGCGTCCTCGCAAGTCAAATGCAACAATGGGCAGACACATGGAACGAGAGGGCTTCATCAAAAGGGATTTCACCTTTTGTCAACAATGTGTTCATTCCAACTGAACGAGCTATGATTTCGATGTTTTTTAAAAATGAAATGGGAGTTGTATATAGAAATTATCTGCCGTTGCCGTTCAGAAAATTCATCACAATTCTCGATTATGCCGAAAGACAGTACGAAAAGCGGTTCATAGGAAACAATTTTAATTATCACTTTAATGATAAAAGGGATGATTTGTTTATTAAATTACGTGATTTTCAGCGAAATGCGCTCAAAGGTGAACTTTCGTATAAAAGAACGGGACAGAATAAGGGATGGGAATTCGGTACTCATATAATTGATAAGGAAATGGGCAATGTAAGTAAAATGATGCCTCTTTCGGCAATTACGTCAGGACAGATGGAAACCTGGCCTTTTTTCGCAGCAGCATCTACGGCGGGCGTTGAGTTTTCGGATACATCCTTCATCTTCGAGGAACCCGAAACCCATCTCCATCCCGCCGCTCAACGAATTGTAGTCGAAACGATAGCCTATCTCGTAAATCAAAACCGCAGTTTTTTTATTACCACGCATTCACCTTATGTGCTTTATACAATAAACAACCTCATGCAAACATTTATGAGTTATTCTGCATTTTGCCAAAAATATCCACCTTTCAGAATGGGAGAGGCACGGTGTGGCGATCATCTTGGTGCTGAAATGCCCGAAAATCATCACCTTCTCGATCCCAAGGAGGTCGCAGCATACCGTCTTACGGCGGACGGGAAGGCTGTCAGCATAATTGACAAGAAAACCGGGCTGATGGATTCCGACGAGGTTGACGCCACCGCCAACCAGCTTGGCCGCGAATTCGACGCACTTTTGGACCTGGAGGAAGGCCGTGGCTGA
- a CDS encoding succinate dehydrogenase/fumarate reductase iron-sulfur subunit, whose protein sequence is MSARDINLTLKVWRQASGSKKGAFETIEAREISTDSSFLEMLDKVNEELTLKGREPIAFDHDCREGICGMCGAVVNGRAHGPEKGTTLCQLHMRHFSDGDTIAIEPFRARAFKVIKDLVVDRGAFDTIIQAGGFVSVNTGSAPEANSIPVPQDNAESSMDAAACIGCGACVASCPNASAMLFLSAKVSQMALLPQGRPEAAKRVLAMLRAMDCLGFGNCTNEKECEADCPKEISISHIARMNREFFKASFFSKEK, encoded by the coding sequence GTGAGCGCACGAGACATAAATTTGACGCTTAAGGTCTGGCGGCAGGCAAGCGGATCCAAAAAAGGCGCATTTGAGACCATAGAAGCCCGCGAAATCTCAACTGATTCCAGCTTCCTTGAAATGCTGGATAAAGTTAACGAGGAACTGACCTTAAAAGGCCGCGAGCCCATAGCCTTTGACCACGACTGCCGGGAAGGCATCTGCGGCATGTGCGGCGCGGTGGTGAACGGGCGCGCCCACGGCCCGGAAAAAGGCACCACCCTGTGCCAGCTTCACATGAGGCATTTTTCCGACGGCGACACCATCGCCATCGAGCCCTTCCGCGCCCGCGCCTTTAAAGTCATAAAAGACCTCGTGGTGGATCGCGGGGCCTTCGACACCATCATCCAGGCGGGCGGCTTCGTCTCGGTGAACACCGGCTCGGCCCCGGAAGCCAACTCCATCCCGGTTCCTCAGGATAACGCCGAAAGCTCCATGGACGCCGCCGCCTGCATCGGCTGCGGGGCCTGCGTGGCATCCTGCCCCAACGCAAGCGCCATGCTCTTCCTGTCAGCCAAGGTCTCCCAGATGGCGCTCCTTCCCCAGGGACGCCCCGAAGCCGCCAAGCGCGTGCTTGCCATGCTCCGCGCCATGGACTGCCTTGGATTCGGCAACTGCACCAACGAGAAGGAATGCGAGGCCGACTGCCCCAAGGAAATCTCCATCTCCCACATCGCCCGCATGAACCGCGAGTTCTTCAAGGCGAGCTTTTTCTCGAAGGAAAAGTAA